The sequence below is a genomic window from Agrobacterium tumefaciens.
GCGCGACGATGTGGCTGCGGCTGCTGCGGGCATTCTCGTGAGCGATGGCCACGACGGCGCGATCTACCACGCGACAGGAGAACAGCGCCTCTCGGGCGCCGAGCGCGCGGCGCTCATCGCCGACATCACAGGCCGCCCCCTCAACTTCCTCGTTCTGCCAGAGGAGCAGCTGCATGCGGGCCTGTCGCAGGCGGGACTGCCTGAGACGGTGGTGGATGCCGTCATCGACATCCAGAAAAGCTTCATCCGCGGGGCCTTCGACATCGTCACCGGAGATGTCGAGCGGCTCACCGGCCGTCCACCCAAGGCCCTGCGGCAGGTCCTTGCCACCCAACTTCTTTCGTAAACAGGAAATCACCAATGAAGCTGAAATGGATTTACTGGGCCTCCACGGGCCTCTTGTCTCTCATCTATCTGGCGGGCGGCGCCTATTATCTTTCCGACCTCGTCGGCGTGCAGCGCATCTTCCCGACACTCGGATACCCCGCCTATCTCGTGCCGATCCTGGCTGTGCTGAAGCCGCTCGCCGCGGTCACGATCCTCTGGCGGTTCAATGTCGCCCTGTCGGACCTTGCCTATGCGGGAATGTTCTATCACCTGCTGCTGGCGATTTCTGCGCATCTCAATGCCGGCGACTATGGCTTCGCGCCGGCTTTGGTCGGTTTGATCGCCTTGCTTGTCTCGTTCGCCACGCAGAATGCCGCGCGACGCAAGCCGTCGCCCTATGGACAGCTCTTCAAGAACAAAGCCGAACCCGCGTGAGACTAAGACCGTCCGGCCTAAAACCGGACGGCTCCATTAATCCTTTGCCTTACGGCCTCTCGGCTTTGGTTTTGGTGCGGACTGCCTGCCATATTCATTCCACCAGGCGGTGAGCGCTTCCATGGTGGGACCGAGCCCCCGCGCTTTGTCGGTCATTGCATACTCGACGCGCGGCGGCACTTCGGCGAACACCGTTCGGGCCACCAGTCCATCGGCCTCGAGTTCCCGAAGTTGCACCGTCAGCGTATGCTGCGTGATGCCGGGGATGCCCTTGCGCAATTCGCCGAAGCGATGGGTGCGCTGATGCAGCAGCCACATGATCTCCAGCTTCCATTTGCCAGAGAGCATAGCGAAGGCGCGGCGCATCTCATCCTGCATGGTGAAGTCGTCACGTATCGTCATTAGTCTGGTTTTCCATACTTATCATCATAAATTCATACTACTTGTGATTTTTCGTTCAACATCTAAATTATCGTACAGGTTCTCGGATACGATGCCAATGAGGACATGAAGGAAAACACGAAATCGACCGCCGTCTCATCGGGGGCGCGAGGTCCACGGGAATAGTCATGACAGCAACCGTCATCTACTGGGTCAGCACAGCACTGCTGTCACTGCTCTATCTAAGTTCCGCGTTTCTTTATTTTGACCAGAGGCGCCTGGGTTCCGCAGACCCTTGCCGGGCTCAACTATCCGGCACCCTATCTCGTGCCCCTAATGATCGTGGTGAAAGTTCTCGGCCCGCTCGCGATCCTGTCGCGGGTCAGCGTGCCGCTGAGTGATCTGGCTTATGCGGGCATCTTCTTCCATCTGATCCTATCGGGATCGGCGCATCTGGGCGTTCGCAAGCCTGCTGGTGCGCTGCCAGCCGTGATCGGCCCCGCACTGCTCGCCGCTTCCTTCGCCACGCAGAATGCCGCTCGCGATGTGCCGTCGCCCTACGGCCTCGTCGCGACAACCCAACAGGCAAGTCTCAACTAAGGAGAAACTACAATGGCAAGACTTGAAGGAAAAATCGCACTCGTCACCGGTGCCAGTCGGGGCATTGGCCGCGCGACCGCCAAGCTGTTTGCAGCCGAAGGCGTAAAGGTCGGCGTACTATCGCGCACCCTGGCTGGCATTGAAGCCGTCGTGGCTGAGATAGAGGCCACCGGCGGCACGGCGCTCGCGCTTCCAGCCGATTTGGGCAATGCCGACGACATCAAGGCAGCAGTGGACAAGGTTGTCGAGACCTATGGCGGCCTCGACATTCTCGTGAACAACGCATTCGACTCAACCGTTGCCTATGCGTCTGTGCTCGACCTCACGGCGGAACAGCTCCAGCGCAATTTCGAGATTGGCCCGATCGCTTATCTGCGGGCCATGCAGGCGGCCTATCCGCATCTCAAAGTGAGCGGGCATGGCCGTGTCATCAACTTCGGGTCCCTTGCCGGCGTCTCGGGACTGGCAGGCATGGCTCCTTATAACATGGCCAAGGAAGCCGTGAGGGCGCTCACGAGAACGGCCGCCCGCGAGTGGGCGGGGGACAAGATCACCGTCAACAATGTTCTGCCGGTGGCTGAGACATGGGGACCTGAAGTCGATGTCCCGCCGCCGGCCAATGCACTCGGCCGTTACGGATCGCCGGAGGAAGACATCGCGCCCGTGGTGCTGTTCCTGGCGAGCAAGGACGCCCAGTTCCTGACCGGCTACTCACTCGCGCCCGATGGCGGGTCGATCATCGACAGTGCCCGTTGAGCTACCGGAGGGGTCCTCGCAAGTGAGCATATGCGAGGGCGAGGACCGCTCCCTGTCCAAAGAAACTAGGAAACAGACCATGAAGATACACGCTGTCACCATCGACACTGCCAACCCGCAGAAACTGGCCACCTGGTGGTCGCAAGCTCTCGGTATCGCAGTCGCCAATGATTTTGGCATGATCGTTCAACTGGCCGCGTCGCCTGATGTCCCGCCCTTCCAGTCGAAGACGTGCCGACACAGCGCAACCGCGTCCATGTCGATCTCAAGACATCCGATCTCGATGGCGAGACCGAGCGGCTGGTGCAGCTTGGTGCGACGGTCGTGGAGAAGTTCGAGCTGCCGCAGATCCGCTACACGACGCTGACCGATCCGGACGGCAACAAATTCGATCTCGTGCAGGAATAATCTCACAGTGCGGGGGCGGCGAACCCGTCGCACCCGCTTCAGGAAGGACTCGAAACATGAAAGTCACCCTCTTCGGCGCGACCGGCAAAACCGGTCCCTATCTGATCGATGAAGCGTTGAAGCGCGGCTTCGAGGTGACGGTGTTTGCCCGCTCTTCGTCACCTTTCCAGGACGTCAGGGTTCGTGTGGTGCGGGGCGATCTCTCGGATAGTGCGGTCCTGCGCGAGGCCGTTCGCGGCGCCGATGCGGTGCTGTCGGCGCTCGGGCCGTCGAAAACCCCGCACCCGAAAGATCGTCCAATCACGCGGGCGACGCAGGCCATCATTTCGGCGATGAGCCAAGAGAATGTCACGCGCCTCATCGCCATCTCGACCGGTACGGCCGTCGATCCGGCCGATGGGTCCGACTGGAAGGCGTGGCTCCCGGCTGTAGTCATCAAGCGTCTGGTTCCCGGCGTCTATCAGGACATCGTGGGGCTCGCCGACACAATCCGTTCCTCCGGTCTCGACTGGACCATAGTGCGCGCGGCTTTCCTCAAGAACAGGCCTGCCTCCAAATTCTTGAACGTGGGCCTCTACGGCCGCACCCGCCACTCCCTCGCGGTGTCTCGCGAAGACATTGCGATCTTCATGTTCGACCAGATCGATAGCCGTGAATTTGTTGGCAAGGCCCCGGCCGTCAGCACACGCAAACGCTGATGGGATGACGGTTTGCTGATCCTGGTCATGGGGCCTCTCTCATGCGACGGACATGCCGCACGGCTGGAATGTCCGCTTCGCCGAACAGCCGGACGGAGTTCGATCATGTCCTTGGACATTCCGCCGAGACTGACCTGTCCCATGAACCGGACGATGCGGAGCGTCGTGCGGCGATCAAGAATTTGGACGCCACTTCCTGTCGGCTGCCGACCATGAGCGCACCGCCCGGTGCGGCGGACTTGTCCGTTGTTGCGTTGATGAATGTGTCAGGGCTCGCGGATGAGGCCGGCGATCATGATGCCAATGACCCGCGCAACGCCGGTCTCCCATTGAGGCGCGTGCCCCAGATTTGCGCCCCCGGCGATCGCCATCAGCAGGTCGAGAGGTTCCACGTCGCGACGGATGTCGCCGCTCGCTGTCGCGTTATCGAGAAGATAGCCGCAGGCTGC
It includes:
- a CDS encoding DoxX family protein; amino-acid sequence: MKLKWIYWASTGLLSLIYLAGGAYYLSDLVGVQRIFPTLGYPAYLVPILAVLKPLAAVTILWRFNVALSDLAYAGMFYHLLLAISAHLNAGDYGFAPALVGLIALLVSFATQNAARRKPSPYGQLFKNKAEPA
- a CDS encoding VOC family protein yields the protein MPTQRNRVHVDLKTSDLDGETERLVQLGATVVEKFELPQIRYTTLTDPDGNKFDLVQE
- a CDS encoding SDR family NAD(P)-dependent oxidoreductase, translated to MARLEGKIALVTGASRGIGRATAKLFAAEGVKVGVLSRTLAGIEAVVAEIEATGGTALALPADLGNADDIKAAVDKVVETYGGLDILVNNAFDSTVAYASVLDLTAEQLQRNFEIGPIAYLRAMQAAYPHLKVSGHGRVINFGSLAGVSGLAGMAPYNMAKEAVRALTRTAAREWAGDKITVNNVLPVAETWGPEVDVPPPANALGRYGSPEEDIAPVVLFLASKDAQFLTGYSLAPDGGSIIDSAR
- a CDS encoding NAD(P)-dependent oxidoreductase, which codes for MKVTLFGATGKTGPYLIDEALKRGFEVTVFARSSSPFQDVRVRVVRGDLSDSAVLREAVRGADAVLSALGPSKTPHPKDRPITRATQAIISAMSQENVTRLIAISTGTAVDPADGSDWKAWLPAVVIKRLVPGVYQDIVGLADTIRSSGLDWTIVRAAFLKNRPASKFLNVGLYGRTRHSLAVSREDIAIFMFDQIDSREFVGKAPAVSTRKR
- a CDS encoding winged helix-turn-helix transcriptional regulator; translation: MTIRDDFTMQDEMRRAFAMLSGKWKLEIMWLLHQRTHRFGELRKGIPGITQHTLTVQLRELEADGLVARTVFAEVPPRVEYAMTDKARGLGPTMEALTAWWNEYGRQSAPKPKPRGRKAKD